A window of Ignavibacterium sp. contains these coding sequences:
- a CDS encoding EamA family transporter, whose translation MEWILIIIWLLIINGGLGGQYILNWMGNQPDFTGGKKIDISPGVMTWWRELSKLAWAVVAVTIEVIRGKEIKYLWPGFLSLSTIIICAFTGVIENIGFFYLPRYYSPHIYAPYVNVYLAFLPFFGKILFNAPIRKEHWIGITLVIIGLAIPHLPRFFSNSQSHAVFDSTAIIWILVINGCLLSQQVLNNKTVQTALPGVGPNALVVWREIWKMIFISTAIFIMPVIGNLLHANMPTSVDKKEFETRILAKTDEHKKDVLLNYYSLQEDEYVLRKNISENDEFAIKEIIKETEYNRFFALFEGNILPNNWLPILFVIAAGLTGYIYSFGFFKLSRFAAHFWVPYTNVYLALLPFIMILFGREVTGYQIAGAVTTTAGLMVGVMDYSKNKVVEIKKKYE comes from the coding sequence ATGGAATGGATTTTAATTATCATCTGGCTCCTGATTATAAATGGTGGTCTTGGTGGTCAGTACATTTTGAACTGGATGGGCAATCAACCAGACTTTACCGGCGGAAAGAAGATTGATATATCACCGGGAGTAATGACCTGGTGGCGTGAGTTATCAAAACTTGCCTGGGCTGTTGTAGCCGTAACAATTGAAGTTATCCGTGGTAAAGAAATCAAATATCTTTGGCCGGGATTTCTTTCGCTTTCTACAATTATCATCTGTGCATTTACAGGAGTAATTGAGAACATCGGATTTTTTTATTTACCAAGATATTACTCGCCTCATATTTATGCGCCTTATGTAAATGTTTATCTCGCATTTCTTCCTTTCTTCGGGAAAATTTTATTTAATGCTCCAATCAGAAAAGAACATTGGATTGGAATTACATTAGTGATAATCGGACTTGCTATACCACATCTTCCAAGATTTTTTTCAAATTCTCAATCTCATGCAGTTTTCGACTCAACTGCTATAATCTGGATCTTAGTTATTAATGGTTGTCTTCTTTCCCAGCAAGTATTGAACAACAAAACAGTTCAAACAGCTTTGCCGGGCGTTGGTCCGAATGCACTTGTTGTGTGGAGGGAAATCTGGAAAATGATCTTTATTTCAACAGCGATTTTTATCATGCCGGTTATCGGTAACCTGTTGCATGCAAATATGCCAACGAGTGTTGATAAGAAAGAATTTGAAACCCGGATTCTTGCAAAAACTGATGAACATAAAAAAGATGTATTGTTAAATTATTATTCACTTCAGGAAGACGAGTATGTCTTAAGAAAAAATATTTCCGAGAATGACGAGTTTGCAATAAAAGAAATAATAAAAGAAACTGAATACAACAGATTCTTTGCTCTGTTTGAAGGAAACATATTACCAAACAATTGGTTACCGATATTGTTTGTGATTGCTGCCGGTTTGACGGGATATATCTATAGTTTCGGTTTCTTTAAGTTATCAAGATTTGCTGCACATTTCTGGGTACCTTACACTAATGTTTATCTTGCATTACTTCCATTTATTATGATTTTGTTTGGAAGAGAAGTAACTGGTTATCAGATAGCTGGAGCAGTTACCACAACTGCTGGCTTAATGGTTGGAGTAATGGATTATAGCAAAAACAAGGTAGTTGAGATAAAGAAAAAGTATGAATAG
- a CDS encoding transketolase C-terminal domain-containing protein yields the protein MFYNLIKKSEFDKVKSHGGDWAKRMKLFADMCRYNTLVAVKKAGSGHLGSSLSAMDIVTYLYLNELNVLEVGLNSPDRDIYFSSKGHDVPGLYSLFYALGILPEEKLLMLRRLHGLDGHPEVRQPGIEASTGSLGMGISKAKGMAWAKTYNKNKGNVYVLTGDGEFQEGQIWESLQATAHQKVNNVTAIMDHNKYQTDMLVADVNNIEDVVTKVSAFGWYVVRINGHDFNELKKTFDALKKITNKPKMIIADTIKGKGVSFMEKPLTETFQGKTLYKWHSGAPDDESYIKGLNELSESINKLAQELGIDKIEIPENKTEGKVATKLDKEFVTEAYGEALVELAKTNKKFVVLDGDLSADCKLRNFEKTYPDRFIENGIAEQDMVSMAGGLARMGLIPIVNTFASFLAARANEQIYNNAGEKTKIIYTCHFAGMIPAGPGKSHQSVRDISLFGALPNVTIIQPCNAQETKWATDYCINVAEENCVLRLVIGPSPERIQLPDDYKFKVGVGAQLTEGNDAILFGYGPVMLHEALVAADYLKKIGFGLKVVNMPWLNKIDLNWLKDIVKNQKRIFVLEDHSAIGGLGDRILNALVEIGEISGKEFTNFGLREYPECGTPLEVLEYHQLDGKSLAKRISGVKDIETAEAVKQKYTADAPQ from the coding sequence ATGTTTTACAATCTTATTAAGAAATCAGAATTTGACAAAGTAAAATCACATGGCGGTGATTGGGCAAAACGAATGAAACTGTTTGCTGATATGTGCCGCTACAACACACTTGTTGCAGTTAAAAAAGCTGGTTCAGGCCATCTTGGTTCTTCACTTAGTGCAATGGATATTGTAACTTATCTTTATCTGAATGAACTGAATGTTCTTGAAGTCGGACTCAATTCTCCTGATCGTGATATTTATTTTTCATCAAAAGGGCATGATGTTCCGGGACTTTATTCATTGTTCTATGCACTTGGAATTCTTCCCGAAGAAAAATTATTAATGTTAAGAAGATTGCACGGACTTGATGGTCATCCGGAAGTTCGTCAACCCGGAATAGAAGCAAGCACTGGTTCACTCGGAATGGGAATTTCGAAAGCAAAAGGAATGGCCTGGGCAAAAACTTATAATAAAAACAAAGGCAATGTTTATGTTCTGACAGGTGATGGTGAATTTCAGGAAGGACAAATTTGGGAATCACTTCAGGCAACAGCCCATCAGAAAGTGAATAATGTTACTGCTATTATGGATCACAATAAATATCAGACTGATATGCTTGTCGCTGATGTGAATAACATTGAAGATGTGGTTACAAAAGTTTCTGCTTTTGGATGGTATGTTGTGAGAATTAATGGACACGATTTCAATGAACTTAAAAAAACTTTTGATGCTCTTAAAAAAATTACAAACAAACCAAAGATGATTATCGCCGATACAATAAAAGGTAAAGGCGTTTCTTTTATGGAAAAACCTTTAACAGAAACATTTCAGGGAAAGACACTTTATAAATGGCATTCCGGCGCACCTGATGATGAAAGCTATATTAAAGGTTTGAATGAACTTTCAGAATCAATCAACAAACTTGCTCAGGAACTTGGTATTGATAAAATCGAAATTCCCGAGAACAAAACCGAAGGCAAAGTTGCAACAAAACTTGATAAAGAATTTGTAACAGAAGCTTATGGCGAAGCATTGGTGGAACTCGCAAAGACAAATAAAAAATTTGTTGTGCTTGACGGAGACCTTTCTGCAGATTGCAAACTTCGTAACTTCGAAAAAACTTATCCCGACAGATTTATAGAAAACGGAATTGCCGAACAAGATATGGTTTCAATGGCTGGCGGACTGGCAAGAATGGGTTTGATTCCGATTGTGAATACATTTGCAAGTTTTCTTGCAGCAAGAGCAAACGAACAGATTTATAACAATGCCGGTGAGAAAACTAAAATAATTTACACTTGTCATTTTGCAGGAATGATCCCTGCAGGTCCGGGCAAATCGCATCAAAGCGTAAGAGATATTTCTTTATTTGGTGCATTACCGAATGTAACAATTATTCAACCGTGCAATGCTCAGGAAACCAAATGGGCAACTGACTATTGCATTAATGTTGCAGAAGAAAATTGTGTGTTGAGATTGGTCATCGGTCCATCTCCTGAAAGAATTCAACTACCTGATGATTATAAATTCAAAGTTGGAGTTGGTGCACAACTGACAGAAGGCAATGACGCTATTCTCTTTGGTTACGGTCCTGTTATGCTTCACGAAGCACTTGTAGCTGCGGACTATCTGAAAAAAATCGGATTCGGTTTGAAGGTTGTGAATATGCCTTGGCTGAATAAAATTGATTTAAATTGGTTGAAAGATATTGTAAAAAATCAGAAAAGAATTTTTGTATTGGAAGATCATTCTGCTATTGGAGGATTAGGTGATCGAATTTTAAATGCATTGGTGGAAATTGGTGAAATTAGTGGCAAAGAATTCACCAACTTTGGATTGCGTGAATATCCCGAATGCGGAACACCATTAGAAGTTCTTGAATATCACCAGCTTGACGGAAAATCATTAGCAAAAAGAATTTCTGGTGTTAAAGATATTGAAACAGCTGAAGCAGTAAAACAAAAATATACTGCAGATGCACCGCAATGA
- a CDS encoding YkgJ family cysteine cluster protein, which yields MEKSFDELLKFYNEVDKLTSLLNEKHKNRLKCKAGCFSCCVDDITVFEIEAENIKQNFKSLLNNEMPHPKGYCAFLNDKGECRIYEHRPYVCRTQGLPLRWIEEINEEELYEMRDICPLNEEGEPIVNLKAEDCWTIGPFEEKLALIQKNFSNKPFGENRVRLRDLFLK from the coding sequence ATGGAAAAATCATTTGATGAATTGCTAAAATTCTACAATGAAGTTGACAAGCTAACTTCATTATTAAATGAAAAACACAAGAACAGATTAAAATGTAAAGCTGGTTGTTTTTCTTGCTGTGTTGATGATATAACAGTTTTCGAAATTGAAGCAGAAAATATAAAACAAAACTTCAAGAGCTTACTGAACAACGAAATGCCTCATCCAAAAGGTTACTGTGCTTTTCTGAATGATAAAGGTGAATGCAGAATTTATGAGCATCGTCCTTATGTGTGCAGAACTCAGGGATTACCACTAAGATGGATTGAAGAAATCAATGAAGAGGAATTATATGAAATGCGAGATATTTGTCCGCTTAATGAAGAAGGCGAGCCCATCGTAAATTTAAAGGCAGAAGATTGCTGGACAATCGGACCATTTGAAGAAAAGCTCGCGCTTATTCAGAAAAATTTTTCAAATAAACCTTTCGGAGAAAACAGAGTAAGGTTGAGAGATTTATTTCTTAAATAA
- a CDS encoding T9SS type A sorting domain-containing protein codes for MFAKVTFFKILLIANLLLIISCFNTLYSQSLTWLGTLGGNTSIAKDVSDEGPVVVGYSYTSDASKRAFSWSPTSGMVNLGALGGDESVANAVSADGSIIVGYSKLLNLDRLSFRWTQATGMVALQAFSQDVNRHQATAISDDGSFIAGIYFDNDSSNPQRAYIYTTQMIDMLHLNVYNGTTHQTPTDLSSSGAWMVGHLEDDPNNSFQRKAFRVSGDPGSQPDLLGTLGGNISVATAISSDGSVIVGYSTNANGEYRAFRWRNTTGMVALPSFGPSTFANDVSSTGRYIVGHYDLQNTPYEDDDRAILWDAFTVPATLRSLNYYYADLLQDGSILENATAISPNGRYITGYGFNAATQRREAFLLDRQGTTGISEGVSIISDFNLKQNYPNPFNPSTIISWQSPVSSHQTLKVYDVLGNEVATLVDEYREAGIYEVTFDASQLTSGVYFYKLQAGEFSAGRKMILIK; via the coding sequence ATGTTTGCAAAAGTTACTTTTTTTAAAATATTGCTGATTGCTAATCTTTTATTAATCATTTCCTGTTTTAATACACTCTATTCCCAATCCTTAACCTGGCTGGGTACGTTGGGAGGCAATACCAGTATTGCCAAAGATGTTTCGGATGAAGGACCAGTGGTAGTGGGATATTCTTATACCTCTGATGCCAGCAAGCGGGCTTTTTCATGGTCACCCACAAGCGGAATGGTAAATCTTGGCGCCCTCGGTGGTGATGAAAGTGTTGCCAACGCTGTTTCTGCAGACGGAAGCATAATTGTTGGTTACTCAAAATTATTGAACCTTGACAGGCTTTCATTTCGTTGGACACAGGCAACAGGTATGGTAGCGTTGCAGGCATTCTCGCAAGATGTTAATCGCCATCAAGCAACGGCCATCTCCGATGATGGTTCGTTTATCGCAGGAATCTATTTCGACAACGATTCATCAAACCCTCAACGTGCATATATCTATACCACCCAAATGATTGACATGTTACATCTTAATGTATATAATGGAACCACTCACCAAACCCCAACAGATTTATCATCTTCCGGTGCCTGGATGGTAGGGCATTTGGAAGATGATCCCAATAATTCTTTCCAACGTAAAGCATTTCGTGTATCTGGTGACCCTGGTTCTCAGCCCGACTTATTAGGCACGCTTGGTGGTAACATTAGTGTAGCAACGGCCATTTCATCTGATGGCTCCGTTATTGTAGGTTATTCTACCAATGCAAACGGTGAATACCGGGCATTCAGGTGGAGAAATACGACCGGAATGGTTGCGCTGCCTTCATTCGGACCAAGCACTTTTGCAAACGATGTATCATCAACAGGCAGATACATTGTGGGTCATTATGATTTACAGAATACTCCTTACGAGGATGATGACCGCGCCATCCTGTGGGATGCTTTCACTGTCCCAGCAACTTTACGCAGTCTGAACTACTATTATGCTGACCTGCTTCAGGATGGGTCAATTCTTGAAAATGCTACTGCCATATCGCCCAATGGCAGATATATTACCGGCTATGGTTTCAACGCTGCCACGCAAAGGCGGGAAGCATTCCTTCTGGACAGACAAGGAACAACAGGTATATCAGAAGGGGTATCTATAATTTCTGACTTTAATCTAAAGCAAAATTATCCGAATCCATTCAATCCAAGTACAATAATCAGTTGGCAGTCGCCGGTCAGCAGTCATCAAACATTAAAAGTTTATGATGTACTTGGTAATGAAGTAGCAACACTTGTTGATGAATACAGAGAGGCGGGAATCTATGAAGTGACATTTGATGCTTCGCAATTGACAAGCGGAGTATATTTCTACAAATTGCAGGCAGGTGAGTTCTCTGCTGGCAGGAAAATGATTTTAATAAAATAA